A section of the Citrobacter farmeri genome encodes:
- a CDS encoding helicase HerA-like C-terminal domain-containing protein, whose translation MSSPLLIARTPDTELFLLPGMANRHGLITGATGTGKTVTLQKLAESLSEIGVPVFMADVKGDLTGVAAEGQASEKLLARLKNIGITDWQPHSNPVVLWDIFGEKGHPVRATVSDLGPLLLARLLNLNEVQSGVLNIIFRIADDQGLLLLDFKDLRAITQYIGDNAKSFQNQYGNISSASVGAIQRGLLTLEQQGATHFFGEPMLDIKDWMQTDANGKGTINILSAEKLYQMPKLYAASLLWMLSELYEQLPEAGDLEKPKLVFFFDEAHLLFNDAPQVLLDKIEQVIRLIRSKGVGVWFVSQNPADIPDNVLGQLGNRVQHALRAFTPKDQKAVKTAAQTMRANPAFDTEKAIQELGTGEALVSFLDAKGSPSVVERAMVIAPCSRMGPVTDDERNGLINHSAVYGKYEDDLDRESAFEMLQKGIQVATEQQSNPPAKGKEVAVDDGILGGLKDILFGTTGPRGGKKDGVVQTMAKSAARQVTNQIIRGVLGSLMGGRRR comes from the coding sequence ATGAGCTCACCCCTGCTGATTGCCCGCACGCCAGACACTGAACTGTTTTTACTCCCCGGTATGGCGAACCGTCATGGACTGATTACTGGCGCGACCGGTACCGGAAAAACCGTCACGCTGCAAAAACTGGCCGAATCGCTGTCGGAAATCGGCGTACCGGTATTTATGGCCGATGTGAAAGGTGATTTAACAGGTGTCGCCGCTGAGGGACAAGCTTCCGAGAAGCTGCTCGCCAGGTTGAAAAACATCGGTATTACCGACTGGCAACCGCATAGCAACCCGGTGGTGCTGTGGGATATCTTCGGTGAAAAAGGCCATCCGGTTCGTGCCACGGTCTCTGACCTCGGGCCGCTCTTGCTGGCGCGTCTGCTGAACCTTAACGAAGTACAGTCCGGCGTACTGAACATTATCTTCCGCATTGCTGACGATCAGGGGCTGTTGCTGCTGGATTTCAAAGACCTGCGGGCCATCACCCAGTACATCGGCGATAACGCCAAATCCTTCCAGAATCAGTATGGCAATATCAGCAGCGCTTCGGTCGGCGCTATTCAGCGCGGACTGCTGACGCTTGAACAGCAAGGGGCAACGCACTTCTTTGGCGAGCCAATGCTCGACATCAAAGACTGGATGCAGACCGATGCCAATGGCAAAGGGACCATCAATATTCTCAGCGCCGAGAAGCTCTACCAGATGCCGAAACTCTACGCTGCCAGCCTGCTGTGGATGCTCTCCGAGCTGTATGAGCAACTACCGGAAGCCGGCGATCTGGAAAAACCGAAGCTGGTCTTCTTCTTCGATGAAGCGCATCTGCTGTTCAATGACGCCCCGCAGGTGCTGCTGGATAAAATCGAACAGGTGATCCGTCTCATCCGCTCGAAAGGGGTTGGTGTCTGGTTTGTTTCGCAGAACCCGGCGGATATTCCGGATAACGTACTCGGTCAGTTGGGCAACCGCGTTCAGCACGCCCTACGCGCCTTCACGCCGAAAGATCAGAAAGCGGTGAAAACCGCCGCGCAAACCATGCGTGCCAATCCGGCGTTTGATACGGAGAAAGCGATTCAGGAACTGGGCACCGGCGAAGCGCTGGTTTCGTTTCTTGATGCCAAAGGTAGCCCGTCGGTCGTCGAGCGGGCGATGGTAATTGCCCCGTGCTCACGTATGGGACCGGTGACGGATGATGAGCGCAACGGGCTGATCAACCACTCTGCGGTTTATGGCAAATACGAAGACGATCTGGACCGGGAGTCCGCGTTTGAAATGCTGCAAAAAGGCATACAAGTGGCAACTGAACAACAGAGTAATCCCCCCGCGAAAGGTAAAGAAGTGGCCGTTGACGACGGTATTCTTGGCGGTCTGAAAGATATTCTGTTCGGCACTACCGGGCCACGCGGCGGTAAAAAAGATGGTGTGGTGCAGACAATGGCGAAAAGCGCCGCCCGTCAGGTGACCAATCAAATCATCCGCGGGGTATTAGGCAGCCTGATGGGTGGAAGAAGACGCTAG
- the idnR gene encoding DNA-binding transcriptional regulator IdnR, producing the protein MRNHRISLQDIATLAGVTKMTVSRYIRSPKKVAKETGERIAQIMEEINYIPNRAPAMLLNAQSYTLGVLIPSFQNQLFADILAGIESVTSDHNYQTLIANYNYDRESEEESVINLLSYNIDGIILSEKYHTLRTVKFLRSAAIPIIELMDIQGDRLDMEVGFDNRQAAFDMVSTMLDKRQRRKILYLGSKDDIRDEQRFCGYCDAMTQRNLTPLRVNPRAISSIHLGTQLMRDALVAHPDLDGVFCTNDDIAMGALLFCRERELSVPEQISIAGFHGLEMGRQMIPSLASVITPRFDIGRMAAQMLLSKIKNNDHNHNTIDLGYQIYHGNTL; encoded by the coding sequence ATGAGGAACCACAGAATTTCTTTGCAGGACATCGCCACGCTCGCGGGCGTGACCAAAATGACGGTGAGCCGCTATATCCGCTCGCCGAAAAAAGTCGCAAAGGAAACCGGCGAGCGTATCGCGCAGATCATGGAGGAGATTAACTACATCCCGAACCGTGCGCCTGCCATGCTGTTGAACGCGCAAAGCTACACGCTTGGTGTGTTAATTCCTTCATTTCAGAACCAGCTCTTCGCCGATATTCTTGCCGGTATTGAATCCGTTACTTCTGACCACAACTATCAGACCCTGATTGCCAACTACAACTACGATCGCGAATCAGAAGAAGAGTCAGTGATCAATCTGCTCTCCTACAATATCGACGGCATCATTCTTTCCGAGAAGTATCACACCCTGCGGACGGTGAAATTCCTGCGCTCGGCGGCCATTCCCATCATCGAACTGATGGATATCCAGGGCGATCGTCTGGATATGGAAGTCGGGTTTGATAACCGTCAGGCGGCGTTTGATATGGTCAGCACCATGCTGGATAAACGCCAGCGGCGCAAAATTCTCTATCTCGGTTCGAAAGACGATATCCGTGATGAACAACGTTTTTGCGGCTACTGCGACGCGATGACACAGCGAAACCTGACGCCTCTGCGCGTTAACCCGCGGGCGATCTCGTCGATTCATCTGGGTACGCAACTGATGCGCGACGCGCTCGTCGCCCACCCGGATTTAGACGGCGTTTTCTGCACCAATGATGATATCGCAATGGGTGCGCTGCTGTTCTGCCGGGAACGCGAACTGTCCGTGCCGGAGCAAATCTCCATTGCCGGTTTCCACGGTCTGGAGATGGGCCGACAGATGATCCCCAGCCTTGCCAGCGTCATTACGCCCCGTTTTGATATTGGTCGCATGGCGGCGCAGATGTTGCTGAGCAAAATCAAGAACAACGACCACAACCATAATACGATCGATTTGGGATACCAGATTTATCACGGCAATACGCTATAA
- the idnT gene encoding gnt-II system L-idonate transporter: MPLIIIAAGVALLLVLMIGFKVNGFIALVLVAAVVGFAEGMDAQAVLHSIQNGIGGTLGGLAMILGFGAMLGKLISDTGAAQRIATTLIGTFGKKRVQWALVVTGLVVGLAMFFEVGFVLLLPLVFTVVASSGLPLLYVGVPMVAALSVTHCFLPPHPGPTAIATIFEASLGTTLLYGFIITIPTVIVAGPLFSKLLTRFEKAPPEGLFNPHLFTEEEMPSFWNSIFAAVIPVILMAVAAVCEITLPKTNSVRVFFEFIGNPAVALFIAIVLAIFTLGRRNGRTIEQIMDIVGDSIGAIAMIVFIIAGGGAFKQVLVDSGVGQYISQLMTGTSLSPLLMCWTVAALLRIALGSATVAAITTAGVVLPIINVTHADPALMVLATGAGSVIASHVNDPGFWLFKGYFNLSVGETLRTWTVMETLISIMGLLGVLALDAVLH, translated from the coding sequence ATGCCATTAATCATAATTGCGGCAGGCGTCGCGCTGCTTCTGGTCCTGATGATTGGCTTTAAAGTCAATGGCTTCATCGCCCTGGTTCTGGTCGCAGCCGTCGTGGGATTCGCCGAAGGGATGGACGCACAGGCAGTTTTACATTCCATTCAAAACGGGATTGGCGGCACGCTCGGCGGGCTGGCGATGATCCTCGGTTTTGGCGCAATGTTGGGGAAATTGATTTCTGATACGGGTGCTGCACAACGCATTGCCACGACCCTGATCGGTACATTTGGTAAAAAGCGCGTGCAGTGGGCGCTGGTCGTCACCGGACTGGTTGTCGGGCTGGCGATGTTCTTCGAGGTTGGATTTGTTCTGCTGCTGCCGCTGGTATTTACGGTGGTAGCCTCATCCGGTTTGCCGCTGCTGTACGTCGGCGTGCCGATGGTCGCCGCTCTCTCGGTGACCCACTGTTTCCTGCCGCCGCATCCGGGACCGACCGCCATTGCGACGATTTTTGAAGCCAGTCTCGGCACCACGCTGCTGTACGGGTTCATTATCACCATACCTACGGTGATTGTTGCAGGTCCTCTGTTTTCAAAACTGCTGACCCGCTTTGAAAAAGCGCCACCGGAAGGCTTATTTAACCCACACCTGTTCACCGAAGAGGAGATGCCGTCCTTCTGGAACAGTATCTTTGCGGCGGTGATCCCCGTCATACTGATGGCTGTTGCCGCCGTCTGTGAAATTACGCTGCCAAAAACCAACTCCGTACGGGTATTCTTTGAGTTTATCGGTAACCCTGCGGTCGCGCTGTTTATCGCTATTGTACTGGCGATTTTCACCCTCGGTCGACGCAATGGCCGCACGATTGAACAGATCATGGATATCGTCGGGGATTCTATCGGTGCCATTGCGATGATTGTGTTCATTATCGCCGGCGGCGGCGCGTTTAAGCAGGTTCTGGTGGACAGCGGCGTGGGCCAGTATATTTCGCAGTTAATGACCGGCACCTCACTGTCGCCGCTGCTGATGTGCTGGACGGTGGCAGCATTGCTGCGTATTGCGCTGGGGTCAGCGACCGTTGCCGCAATTACTACCGCAGGCGTGGTGCTACCGATCATTAACGTCACTCATGCCGATCCGGCGTTGATGGTGCTGGCAACCGGGGCTGGCAGCGTGATCGCTTCGCACGTAAACGATCCTGGATTCTGGCTGTTTAAAGGTTACTTCAATCTTAGCGTCGGTGAAACGCTGCGGACGTGGACGGTGATGGAGACCCTGATTTCGATTATGGGACTGCTGGGCGTGCTGGCGCTAGACGCCGTTCTGCATTAA
- the idnO gene encoding gluconate 5-dehydrogenase produces MNDLFSLAGKNILITGSAQGIGYLLATGLGKYGAQIIVNDITSERAEAAVAKLQQEGIRAVAAPFNVTHKQDIDAAIEHIEKDIGPIDVLVNNAGIQRRHPFTEFPEQEWNDVIAVNQTAVFLVSQAVTRRMVERQAGKVINICSMQSELGRDTITPYAASKGAVKMLTRGMCVELARHNIQVNGIAPGYFKTEMTKALVEDEAFTSWLCKRTPAARWGDPQELIGAAVFLSSRASDFVNGHLLFVDGGMLVAV; encoded by the coding sequence ATGAACGATCTTTTTTCACTGGCAGGTAAAAATATACTGATCACCGGTTCCGCCCAGGGGATCGGGTATTTACTGGCAACGGGTCTCGGCAAATATGGCGCGCAGATTATCGTTAACGATATTACGTCGGAACGGGCAGAAGCCGCCGTCGCAAAACTGCAGCAGGAAGGGATCCGCGCCGTTGCTGCGCCTTTTAACGTGACGCATAAACAGGATATCGACGCCGCGATAGAGCATATCGAAAAAGATATTGGCCCGATTGATGTACTGGTCAATAACGCCGGGATCCAGCGCCGCCACCCGTTTACTGAATTTCCAGAGCAGGAGTGGAACGACGTGATTGCGGTCAACCAGACCGCCGTGTTCCTCGTCTCCCAGGCGGTAACCCGTCGGATGGTTGAGCGCCAGGCCGGGAAAGTGATCAACATCTGCTCGATGCAGAGCGAACTGGGTCGCGACACCATCACGCCGTACGCCGCCTCGAAAGGCGCCGTGAAGATGCTGACTCGCGGCATGTGCGTTGAGCTGGCGCGCCATAACATCCAGGTTAACGGCATCGCGCCGGGGTACTTCAAAACCGAGATGACCAAAGCGCTGGTTGAAGATGAAGCCTTCACCTCATGGCTGTGTAAACGTACGCCTGCCGCCCGCTGGGGCGATCCACAGGAACTGATTGGTGCAGCGGTATTCCTCTCCTCCAGGGCCTCGGACTTCGTCAACGGACACCTGCTGTTCGTTGATGGCGGCATGCTGGTCGCGGTGTAA